Proteins from a single region of Coregonus clupeaformis isolate EN_2021a unplaced genomic scaffold, ASM2061545v1 scaf0078, whole genome shotgun sequence:
- the LOC123483312 gene encoding zinc finger protein 180-like, translating to MDLKKKHLRPTGKKSHCCSDCGKRCRFTSELKIHQRVHTGEKPYSCDQCGKSFTQSSYLIVHLRRHTGEKSYSCDQCGKSFGTSVYLMIHQRTHTGEKPYGCNQCGKSFTQSSGLVVHQRTHTGEKPYSCTQCGKSFTQSGSLVSHQRRHIGEKPYSCTQCGKSFTQSSALIGHQRTHTGEKSYHCTDCRKSFVRLRYLKSHQRTHTTQERNYIAGDK from the exons ATGG accttaaaaaaaaacatctgagacccactgggaagaaatctcactgctgctctgactgtgggaaacgtTGCAGGTTTACATCAGAACTTAAAATACACCAgcgagtacacacaggagagaaaccttatagctgtgatcaatgtgggaagagttttactcagtcaagctacctgatagtacatctgagaagacacacaggagagaaatcttatagctgtgatcaatgtgggaagagttttggtaCATCTGTGTATCTGatgatacaccagagaacacacacaggagagaaaccttatggctgtaatcaatgtgggaagagttttactcagtcaagcggcctggtagtacaccagagaacacacacaggagagaaaccgtatagctgtactcaatgtgggaagagttttactcagtcagGCAGCCTGGTATCACACCAGAGAAGACACataggagagaaaccttatagctgtactcaatgtgggaagagttttactcagtcaagcgCGCTGATAgggcaccagagaacacacacaggagagaaatcttaccACTGTACTGACTGCAGAAAGAGTTTTGTTAGGTTAAGatatttaaaatcacaccagagaacacacacaacacaggagAGAAACTATATAGCAGGAGATAAATga